One genomic region from Streptomyces sp. NBC_00582 encodes:
- a CDS encoding DUF721 domain-containing protein — translation MSEQEPPVTPGPPDGRPRTPEPSGVDLARVALRAAREQARARGDAAQQKKQARRGGGLRSGARADGRDPMALGAAINRLLNERGWEAPAAVGGVMGRWPEIVGEDVAKHCVPERYDEDERVLVVRCDSTAWATNLRLLAPTLVARLNEDLGHGRVRQIKVQGPGGPVRRYGPLRAPGSTGPGDTYG, via the coding sequence ATGAGCGAGCAGGAGCCCCCCGTGACCCCCGGGCCCCCCGACGGCCGCCCCAGGACGCCCGAGCCCTCCGGCGTCGACCTCGCGCGCGTGGCGCTGCGTGCGGCGCGCGAGCAGGCACGCGCGCGGGGGGACGCCGCGCAGCAGAAGAAGCAGGCGCGCCGCGGCGGTGGCCTGCGCTCCGGCGCGCGGGCGGACGGGCGCGATCCCATGGCGCTCGGCGCGGCGATCAACCGGCTGCTGAACGAGCGCGGCTGGGAGGCGCCGGCCGCCGTGGGCGGGGTGATGGGGCGCTGGCCCGAGATCGTCGGCGAGGACGTGGCCAAGCACTGCGTGCCGGAGCGGTACGACGAGGACGAGCGGGTCCTGGTGGTGCGCTGCGACTCCACGGCCTGGGCGACGAATTTGCGGCTGCTGGCCCCGACGCTGGTCGCCCGGCTCAACGAGGACCTCGGACACGGCCGGGTCAGACAGATCAAGGTGCAGGGTCCCGGCGGCCCGGTCCGCCGCTACGGCCCGCTGCGCGCCCCCGGGAGCACCGGCCCCGGCGACACATACGGGTGA